CATCACCGTCACCAGGCTGCTGGAGCTGAATCCAACCTAGACACGGCACCAGGAGGGTGCCACGGGCACATCCGCGCGTAACCCAGTCGCCATGGGCTCGATTGGCGCCTGCCGCGGCACCGCCCAAGGCAACAGCCATGCCAACGGCAACCCGACAGGCACGAGCAGCGACGGGCCCCATCCTGAGAAGCGCCGTTCACGGTCTGTAATACGATTGTGACGAAGACGTTCCTCGGGCGGGCACCATCCGGTTACCGCCTTTTTCATGGGCTGCGCCCAGGGCTCTGGTCCGAACCCAGGCCTGCTCCGACCCTGGGGATCGTGACCGTCAGGCCGGGCCTTGAACAGCGGATCGAAACGGAGAGGGTGGGATTCGAACCCACGGAAGGTTGCCCTTCAAACGATTTCGAGTCGTTCGCTTTCGACCACTCAGCCACCTCTCCAGGTGGGAGCCCAGCGGGCCGCGGGCACTCTAAAGACCGGTCAGCCCCACCCCTGCTGCAACGAGCCACTGGGTCCCGTGGCCGCCCAGCCCGGAGGCAGTGGGGCGCCCCCTGTGGCTTCTGCGCCGTCACCGCCGCTGAGCCAGCCACCGCTCAGCCACACGGGTTGGTCGCGACTGGCGGGCAGTGACCGCCGCTCGGCGGGCCGTGGCCGAAAGCCGAGCCAGAGGCCTTCACCCACGGGCAGCGTTGGGGGCTCGGCCTGCTGCCGCCAGGCCCACAGCGCCTGACGATCGGGCAGCAGCAGCCAGCGGCGGGATCCCAGGGTCAGTCGCACCGCCCGGCTGTCCGCACTGAGGGCCTCCGCCACCAGGCCGGGGCTGCCCAGCCACTGTCCCTGCTGGAGCGGCGGACTGCCGTCCTCGCTGGCCAGCACCAGTCCGGCCTGAGCCTGCCAGCAGGCCGGTTCCGCCGCGGCCAGGGGATCCAGCACCAGCACCCAGTCGAACCGGGCGACGCCGAACCCGGTGGCCAGCTGGCGTGCCCGGGAGCAGCTCAGCCCATCGGCCTGGGTGCTCACCAGCGCGGCCCGGCCCTGGTGGCGAGCCAGCAACAGGTCCCGCTGGCCCTGGTGCACCAGCACCAGCTGATCCCCCCGCAGCAGCGCCAGATGCCCCAGGGTCGCCAGCATCAGCAGCCCCGGCGCCAGGCGGCGCCACCAACGCGGCAGCCCAGACAGGCCGATGGAGCCCAGGGCGAGGGCCAGCAGCAGCACCAGCAAGGGAGTCGGGCGGCCCAGCTGCCACTGGGCCAGCGGCAGTGCGGCCACGGCCTTGACGATCCCCAGCACCACGCCCCCCAGCCAGGCCACCGGAGGCAGCAGCACAGGGATCAGCCCGGGCAGCAGGGCCGCCAGCAGCGCCATGCCCATGGCCCCGAGGGTGAGCGGGGTGAGCAGGGGCGCCACCAGCAGATTGGCGGGCACGGCGTAGAGCGGCACCACGCCGAAGTGGAACAGCTGCAGCGGCAGGGTCCAGAGGGAGGCCGCCAGCGGCACGGCCATCGAGGCGGCCAACCAGGCCGGGCATCGCTGCGGCAGGCGTTGGCGCAGGGCCTGTTCGAGGGGAGGGGCCGCCACAACGAGGGCCGCGGTGGCCACCACGCTGAGCTGGAAGCCCACATCGGCCAGCCAGGCCGGCTTCAGCAGCAGCAGCAGCAGGGCGCTGGCCATCAGGATCCCGAAGGGACGTCCCTGCTGGCCGCACTCGATCACGGCCAGCGCCATTCCGCCCATCAGGACGGCCCGCAGCACCGACGGCTGCGGACCAGCCAGCACCACGAACAGGACCATGGCCCCCAGGGCCAAAGCCAGCCGCGGCAGCCGGGGCAGGCGGCGACCCAGCGGCAGCACGGCACCCAGCAGCACCCCTAGGGCGTCAAGCAAGACCCCTGTGTCAACTGCCACCAGCGCCAGCGCCATGACCACAACCGCCCCAGATCAAGCCGCACGCGTGCTCAGCCAGCGAGACCTACTCCGCGAAGAAGGCTGCCCATGGGCCAACACCGAAACCCACGGCCTCTACCTGGCCATCAACGACTGGCTCGCCGACTACGGCTGGGCCTTCGGCCACATTGACCCCGACACCGCCAAGTACGAGGCCAACTTCTCTCGGCGCTAGCTCGGCTTGCACCCGAGCGTAAATTGACTTTGTGTAACAGGGAGAGCAGTTGGGTTTCTGCCCCATGAACCACAGCTAACTTTTGGATCTCGATCCTGAGATCTCAGGAGGGGGGGGGTTCGAGAATCAGACGATCACCGCCCGAATTGGCTATCGGAAAGGCAATGGCCGATGGGGGGTGAATCACAGAACCATCAAATACAGAGTTAGATGCTTGTGACAACAGAGGATCTCGATGATAGCGTCAAAGAACTCCTTAGGCGCACAAAGAAAACCAGCAAGTCACGGTTCCGCGCCAGCGCTCGCCTTGAAAGGCACCACAAATTTTCGCAGTGGACTGTCGCGTTACTGTCCGCCGCCCTCGTACTAGTCCCGTTGGCCAAAGCGTTTGAAGTACAATTTAGAATATCCACTCAATACTTGAGCGCATTACAGGCAATTTTGGCAGTGTTGCTGCTCGCATACTCGCTGTTACTCGGCCAGGAGCGATTCATTTCTAGAGCAGAGGCAATGCATAGAAATGCTGTAGAGCTGGGACGCTTCGCCAGAAAGCTTGCCGGACTGGAATCATCTAATGTTGACGATAACTTGTATAGCGGGTTGGTAGAGGAATACTATAGCATTCTTGAGAAATACGAGAACCATACTTCTTCAGATTATTTGTATACACTTTTGCAAATTGAACGCCCGAGAACCACAGTTGGCCATGTGCGCTATATCTTCATCTGGCTCAAGGCAACAGCATTGGACTTGATCTCCTATAGTCACTACATCGTAGTGCTAAGCTTTTCTTTTTATATTGTTTTTATTATACTTTCAGCAGTCGTAAGAAGTGAAGGGGGCCAGTAAAGTGCACCCAGCCAGGCACTGCACTCGGCACCAACTGCTACGCAATTTGATCCAAGTGAGCTTGGTCACTAGACGGTGACACCTCAATGGGCATTGGGCTCATGCCCACTTGTCAGCCAACCTACATAGTGAAACTCACAGCTAGTATGACCAGCAGCAAAAAGCATCCCACCCGAGCGCAGCCCAGGCAAGGATGCGGAAGACGCTCTCCCCAATTATCCCGCTACGTCACCTGCCCTAACCACTGAATGGGCTATTGCGTGTAAAATTGACTCCCATAGTGCTGTATCAATGGCCGGAGAAAAACCGAGCATCCTAAGCAAAGGATTACATCCTGATAATAGCAAGTCTGAAACGGCCGGAGGTTATGTTTCAGCAGAGAGCGGGCCTATTGGCAAGCGTGGCTACATAGAAACACCGGTAAAAGCTGCCGACGACCTACCTCAACCAGCCGACGACGTTCCCGACGCCGAGATTGAGGAGCTGGTCACAGCCGAAGAGGAGACCCAGCCAGAAGGCGAAGACGGCACCCCGCCATGGGCTGAGGCTGCCCTCAAGCTCATTGATGAGGCGAAACTGCCAGGCGTTCCGACCCGCGAGAACGCCTTCCTGTCCTGGCTTGCCGAAAACACCACTGCGGCAGGTTGGTTACAGGCTCACTATCCCCTACTTGCAGAGAAACTCGGCCTAGAGACGGCCTTACCGGTGGAACTATTCCGCGTCGCCCACGGGAAGGTCGAGGCCAGCCCCGCGCTTGGCCGCCAGCTCCTTGATACCAACCTCGATATTGAGACCATGGTGGCGATGGTGCCGTCTAAGGCTGCGCTGATTCGTAAGTCGATCGACCTTTGGCAGACCGACGCCGAGAAGCGGATGCGGGAGAAGTTGGAGGCGCTGAGGCTCACCAATGCCGAAAACGAGGTGCGGGATAAGGCACGTATCGCCGCCGTCGGTGCTCCCGCCCCCGCCGCCAGGCAACTGGAACGCCAGGCAGCAGAACGGAAGATCCTCAAGGCCGCACGCGCAGCGGGGCAGCTCTGATGGGACGCCTCTCACCGCCTCGGCTTGGCTCGACAGTCAGTTACGACGGCCATGGTTGGCAGGTCACCGCACACCGCCCCGGTGGCGTCCTGGAGCTGGAGCACCATCAGGGCAGCCAATCCAACTTCATGGGTCGAGGCACGGTCTCCCGTGTCACCACGACGGCGAACGTCTCGGCCGTGACGGTGATGAGCCAGCCCCCGATCGTTCCGTCGATCTTGGAGGACGGCCCGCCACGCATCACCGATAGCGAAGGCAACCTCATTACCTCCATGGCGTGCGGCTACCAAAAGCGGGGCTATGTAGCGGGAGGCGGCATCGAAACCATGCCGACCCTGCTGGCCTTCGGTGCTGGCTCCATCGAGGCCAGCCAGCCATCGCCGGGGTCTGAGGCGTCCCACCGCACCGGACTCACCCTGATGGGTCCAAGCCTTCGGCATGACCGAGCAATCCTGCTCAGGGCGCTCCACGGGGGCAATGGCGCGGTGATTGTGGAGAAGGCCGACCGGTCGGGCCAGGTGTGCAGCCAGGCCATCCGGGTCGATGGCATCGAACGACCAACGATCCGATGCTCCATTCAGCACCCGGTCGCTGGTGACGTGGTGACGTTCTCAGCCGACACGCTCACCGGGACGAACACCACCGGGATGATCTGGCAGGAGTGGCGGATCTCCAGGCCCTATGCCACCCGGCGATGGGAGCCCTTCGTACCGGGCTGGCAAGTGCAGCTCTATCCCGGCCTGTGGCGGATTCGCTGCCTTGCCGGTGGGCAGCTCACTAGTGGAGAGGAGACAACCTCTGAGGCTGAGCTGAGGCTGGAGGTTGCACCATGACGACGAGCTGGCGTTACGCGGCACCGGCTCGGCCCCAGTTCAACGTCGATCAGTTCGACACCGACGGAAACCTGATCCCTAAGCCGGTTGCACCATTGCCGTGGACCTCAGGCCTCGATGACGAGCTGGATTGGAAGGGCCACGCCCAGACGCCGATGCTGCGCCTGATCCCCTCGACACCGGCACCATTCCCGCCTGGTCATGCGTTCACGGCAGCACTGGGGCGGCTGACTTACGTGCCATCACTAGTGGAAGCTGCCAAGACGTACCACTCGGCCGTATCGCCGGAATACTCAAACCGCTGGTGTGACTGGACCGGTGTGAGGTGCGAGGTGATCGACCGGGAAGTGGCGGACGTGGCATGGGTGCAGCTACCCGCCCCAGGAGTCCGCATTGCAGCGCATCGGGCGGGAACCACTGAGCTGGTGATCGAAGTAGGGGAGTACGTCCACCGGTACGGACTGAACGTGAACTGACCGTGCGGTTGACTTAATGCAGTAGGCAAGATTTAGGAGGACGTAGCATCAACCCTTAACTCCTGATAAAGTCATCTTGCATACAGACAGCTCAGCCCTCTAGCAATTAGTCAAACAGCAACCATGCAACAACCTGCGGAAGCCGAACAGAGCACGAATCTTACGACCTATCCCTCTCCAGAAGATTTTTGCCTGAGGACACCCCTCTACACCAAGTTTTCCTTTGAAGACCGAGGGGCTGCATCTTTTGAATCACTTGGGTGCTTTAGCGGCACACTTGACCTATACTGCAACGAGTGCGGCCAGCAAAGCGTATTTAAGGTTGGCACAAACGATCAGGAAGCGCGCTACAATCAAAGCAGCGGCTTAGCCTCTAGCTTTGGTGGTTTCCGCCACGAAAACTATATCTTTTATCTGGGATTAGCCTGTTCAAGAGACTCCTCCCATCAAGTTTATTTCATATTCCGAGCACATAATGGCGTTCTTCAGAAAATTGGCCAATACCCTTCCCGTGCCGATCTTGAACGACCTGATATCGGCAAGTATAGATCCGTACTTGGCAAAGAACGCCATAGAGAGCTGGTATGTGCAATCGGCCTTTCAGCTCATGGCATTGGAGTTGGAGCATTTGTATATCTTCGACGCATTTTTGAACACCTTATTGAGCAAGCCCACAACAAAGCCAAGACCGCTTCCGACTGGGACGAACAAATGTTTTCCAATGGACGCATGGACGATAAAGTTAGGCTTCTGAAAAACCATCTTCCGGATTTCCTTGTCGACAACAGCCACGTTTGGAAAATCATGAGCAAGGGTGTTCATGCCCTAAGCGATGAAGAATGCCTCAGAAATTTTGAAGTGGTCCTAGTTGCTATCGAGTTAATACTGGATGAGGAGCTGGCAAAGCTTGAAAAAGAGAATAAACAGGCCGCCGCTACGAAAGCAATATCGGCACTGAGCAGTCAACTAGGCGCCTCGACGTCAACCGAAGAATAATGCCTTAAGTTTGTTTAATTGAGTTTAGATATCTTTTCTTCCCATACCTTTCAGCGGTTTGACAGGTTAAAGCTGAAGCACACAGAGCCTTCCCCCCTCGTCTCATGTATTCCCAAATGCGTCAAAGAACGCCTCTTCAAGCACCGCCTCGGTCTCCTCAGACAGGCGGCCGTGGCAACCCTCTGCCCTGTGGCTTGGTTCGTGCAATCTAGATTTCGGTGCCAACGACAGCAACCGCACTGGTACTTCCACCTTGAGGCGGACTGGTAGCGGCTTGTACCTCGCTACGGGTCGGGGCTCCTCGTCAGGGTGCAGCGTTCGGTCCCTCCCCTGTTGCTTCAACTCCTCCACCGTCAGCCGCCGCGCCTGGCGTGCCTCCTCGCACTCCACCACCCCAACCCATGCACCACTGGGCTGGCGGCGCACACGGCCTCGGTAAGTCCCGATCCGCCCCCAATGCTCCTCCGGGATCGCACCCATCCTCGGGATCACCACAGCCGCACCTAGGGCTGGCTCCACGTTGAGGTCGATCTCCGCCTCCTGCCGCCGTCGTTCCGCCATCTCCCGCGTGGTGCGTTCCATCTCCCGATGGCGTTCTCGGTAGGCGTCGTCATTCGCCATCCGCCACCGATGGAGACGATCCGCCGCGACGGCCTCACCCAACGTCCTAGGGGCAGCCATTAGGCCTTCCTCCGCCGCATCGGCCGCTCCCGGACCCATTCATCCGGTCTTACCAACGTCGTCTCCCACGCCCACCGCCCATCCCGATACACCCTCACTTCCACGTGGTCGTCATCCACTGCCACCAACCGAGCGGGCCTTTCGTCCAAGTCAAGGACACATGGCG
This sequence is a window from Cyanobium sp. PCC 7001. Protein-coding genes within it:
- a CDS encoding SLATT domain-containing protein, which produces MTTEDLDDSVKELLRRTKKTSKSRFRASARLERHHKFSQWTVALLSAALVLVPLAKAFEVQFRISTQYLSALQAILAVLLLAYSLLLGQERFISRAEAMHRNAVELGRFARKLAGLESSNVDDNLYSGLVEEYYSILEKYENHTSSDYLYTLLQIERPRTTVGHVRYIFIWLKATALDLISYSHYIVVLSFSFYIVFIILSAVVRSEGGQ
- a CDS encoding ComEC/Rec2 family competence protein, which codes for MLDALGVLLGAVLPLGRRLPRLPRLALALGAMVLFVVLAGPQPSVLRAVLMGGMALAVIECGQQGRPFGILMASALLLLLLKPAWLADVGFQLSVVATAALVVAAPPLEQALRQRLPQRCPAWLAASMAVPLAASLWTLPLQLFHFGVVPLYAVPANLLVAPLLTPLTLGAMGMALLAALLPGLIPVLLPPVAWLGGVVLGIVKAVAALPLAQWQLGRPTPLLVLLLALALGSIGLSGLPRWWRRLAPGLLMLATLGHLALLRGDQLVLVHQGQRDLLLARHQGRAALVSTQADGLSCSRARQLATGFGVARFDWVLVLDPLAAAEPACWQAQAGLVLASEDGSPPLQQGQWLGSPGLVAEALSADSRAVRLTLGSRRWLLLPDRQALWAWRQQAEPPTLPVGEGLWLGFRPRPAERRSLPASRDQPVWLSGGWLSGGDGAEATGGAPLPPGWAATGPSGSLQQGWG